The following proteins are encoded in a genomic region of Methylibium petroleiphilum PM1:
- a CDS encoding DUF2857 domain-containing protein, whose translation MSAPHPLNQAVIAQALHDLRNGQLRRCKAMGFGEEELDALKHPELVSMLVNATVSWCSVSVNREVLKRLLSQVHDVEREIATVDRMLRLGASTEMVSKFYGLTHQEVALRRDILGLPKRKGRHPVLDEAQDVALWERWKAGVTERHIALTDDMAMLALTMDLAEAMTLPMSVIWSAIRNWIDQGLV comes from the coding sequence ATGTCGGCACCGCACCCGCTCAACCAGGCCGTCATCGCCCAGGCGCTGCATGACCTGCGCAACGGCCAGTTGCGCCGCTGCAAGGCCATGGGCTTCGGCGAGGAGGAGCTGGATGCGCTGAAGCACCCCGAACTCGTGAGCATGCTGGTGAATGCCACGGTGTCGTGGTGTTCGGTGTCGGTGAACCGGGAGGTATTGAAGCGGCTTCTGAGCCAGGTGCACGACGTGGAGCGGGAGATCGCCACGGTGGACCGCATGCTGCGCCTGGGGGCGAGCACGGAGATGGTTAGCAAGTTCTACGGCCTCACGCATCAGGAAGTGGCGCTGCGCCGTGACATCCTCGGGCTACCCAAGCGCAAGGGCCGGCATCCGGTACTCGACGAGGCGCAGGACGTGGCCTTGTGGGAGCGCTGGAAGGCCGGCGTCACCGAGCGCCATATCGCCCTGACCGACGACATGGCGATGCTGGCGCTGACCATGGACCTGGCCGAGGCCATGACCCTGCCCATGTCGGTGATCTGGTCGGCGATACGGAACTGGATCGACCAGGGGCTGGTGTAG
- a CDS encoding STY4528 family pathogenicity island replication protein, with the protein MTTGSAPRRDGPVALSALFDEALRHLEPKEPAQGTAPSQDCFLYSGNRHESVPRALFLDRRLTPLERNAWQVFRLQLNDDGVTAFPTYDQLRPYLASMPCASQASHETVARALTLLRLTRWLSLVRRRRDPRTGRIQGNLYVLHDEPLSPFEAMQLDADYLGLVSQALTHAAKAVQMVGMNTLKEIAEDPLLSGRTLPTRLQVLAQRMARHGWTTPGYPQEGAGHESEEGQEALLRNAARPSSESEAGPKPAPDGSLRIPKEDRTVRNDRINEVRTVPRARALQNLRLPERFLRLKDEQQAGALVALQQVDEAQRQAVLDEWAARCGGSTVRNPAGYLFGIIQKAIRGEFKAWAGNDAAAPPAPRAAGPAPSSSPSASRPADPEVARAYLARLRSALRDP; encoded by the coding sequence ATGACCACGGGCAGCGCACCACGGCGCGATGGCCCGGTTGCGCTGTCGGCGTTGTTCGACGAGGCGCTGCGGCACCTTGAGCCGAAGGAACCGGCGCAGGGCACGGCGCCGAGCCAGGACTGCTTTCTCTACAGCGGCAACCGGCACGAGAGCGTCCCGCGCGCGCTGTTCCTCGACCGGCGCCTGACGCCGCTGGAGCGCAATGCCTGGCAGGTGTTCCGCCTGCAGCTCAACGACGACGGCGTGACCGCCTTTCCTACCTACGACCAGCTCCGCCCCTATCTGGCGTCCATGCCCTGTGCGTCGCAAGCCTCGCACGAGACCGTGGCGCGCGCCTTGACGCTGCTGCGGCTGACACGCTGGCTCAGCCTGGTGCGGCGGCGGCGCGATCCCAGGACCGGCCGTATCCAAGGCAACCTCTACGTGCTGCACGACGAACCGCTGTCGCCCTTCGAGGCGATGCAGCTCGATGCCGACTACCTCGGCCTGGTCAGTCAGGCGCTGACCCATGCCGCCAAGGCGGTACAGATGGTGGGCATGAACACGCTCAAGGAGATTGCCGAAGACCCGCTGCTCAGCGGCCGCACGCTGCCGACCCGCCTGCAGGTGCTCGCGCAGCGCATGGCGCGGCATGGCTGGACGACGCCAGGTTATCCACAGGAGGGTGCCGGCCACGAATCCGAAGAGGGCCAGGAAGCCCTTCTTCGGAATGCTGCGCGCCCGTCTTCGGAATCCGAAGCAGGGCCGAAACCCGCGCCGGACGGCTCTCTTCGGATTCCGAAGGAGGACCGTACAGTACGTAATGATCGTATAAATGAAGTACGTACAGTACCGCGCGCGAGGGCCTTGCAGAACCTGCGACTGCCCGAGCGTTTCCTGCGCTTGAAGGATGAGCAGCAGGCAGGCGCGTTGGTGGCCCTGCAGCAGGTGGACGAAGCGCAGCGGCAGGCCGTGCTCGACGAGTGGGCGGCACGCTGTGGCGGCAGTACGGTGCGCAATCCCGCCGGCTACTTGTTCGGCATCATCCAGAAGGCGATCCGCGGGGAGTTCAAGGCGTGGGCGGGCAACGACGCAGCAGCGCCGCCCGCGCCGCGAGCTGCGGGGCCGGCGCCATCGTCGTCGCCTTCGGCTTCCCGCCCAGCCGACCCCGAGGTGGCGCGCGCCTACCTCGCACGGCTGCGTTCAGCCTTGCGCGATCCCTGA
- a CDS encoding RES family NAD+ phosphorylase encodes MILLDLPPGTTLFRAHTPQWASRPTSGAGAAAKGGRFNREGVEALYLSLEEVTALREYQQTSPFLPPCTMCSYTANLRGLVDLRQLHRGEPWDELWHDWREDWRHLKFELHIEPPTWVLGDMVLAQGHTGILFPSQANDGGTNIVVFVDRLRDGNSVEVNDPDGRLPRDQSSWTR; translated from the coding sequence ATGATCCTCCTCGACCTGCCGCCCGGCACCACGCTGTTTCGTGCGCACACGCCGCAGTGGGCCAGCCGGCCCACCAGCGGCGCCGGTGCGGCGGCCAAGGGCGGTCGCTTCAACCGGGAGGGCGTCGAGGCGCTGTATCTGTCGCTGGAGGAAGTGACCGCGTTACGCGAGTACCAGCAGACCTCGCCCTTCCTGCCGCCCTGCACGATGTGCTCGTACACCGCGAACTTGCGCGGACTGGTCGATCTGCGGCAGCTCCACCGCGGCGAGCCCTGGGACGAGCTGTGGCACGACTGGCGCGAGGACTGGCGCCATCTGAAATTCGAACTTCACATCGAGCCGCCCACCTGGGTGCTGGGCGACATGGTGCTGGCCCAGGGCCATACCGGAATCCTGTTCCCCAGCCAGGCGAACGATGGCGGCACCAATATCGTGGTGTTCGTGGATCGGCTCAGGGATGGCAATTCGGTCGAGGTCAATGATCCCGACGGGCGACTGCCCCGCGACCAATCCAGTTGGACGCGCTGA
- a CDS encoding PFL_4669 family integrating conjugative element protein — protein MANERTEPLQLNLGSLRSAMSLTLHTHHASRIWHGRAPTEGRAGIIGLNGFISAMNKMKRGAEQDDPYSDWWMLRIEDKLADTKTRLQTLREQVDQALADVPAALSLGENMNVQPVKLPLFVNAQLGFMAVYLLADYDDLARKLILAHHTALIDRSTLERWLNDGAHALRSLFSLAQQYRYSGTTRDDFAAKNAAARAALEKFGELPQDVLEGTRRSRFAPPIARRTTKPGAPPAAPAIEPDAPAHTDGAADGAAGDEGAGA, from the coding sequence ATGGCCAACGAACGCACAGAACCCCTGCAACTGAATCTCGGATCGCTGCGCAGCGCGATGTCGCTGACACTGCACACACACCACGCTTCGCGCATCTGGCACGGCCGCGCGCCGACCGAAGGACGCGCCGGCATCATCGGACTCAACGGCTTCATCAGTGCGATGAACAAGATGAAGCGCGGCGCCGAGCAGGACGACCCGTACTCGGATTGGTGGATGTTGCGGATCGAGGACAAGCTCGCCGACACCAAGACCCGTCTGCAGACCCTGCGCGAACAGGTGGACCAGGCGTTGGCCGACGTGCCAGCGGCGCTGTCGCTGGGCGAGAACATGAACGTGCAGCCGGTGAAGCTGCCGCTGTTCGTGAACGCCCAGCTCGGCTTCATGGCGGTGTACCTGCTGGCCGACTACGACGACTTGGCGCGCAAACTCATCCTGGCGCACCACACGGCGCTGATCGACCGCAGCACCTTGGAGCGCTGGCTCAATGATGGTGCGCACGCGCTGCGCAGCCTGTTCTCGCTGGCCCAGCAGTACCGCTACTCGGGCACGACGCGCGACGACTTCGCGGCAAAGAACGCGGCGGCGCGAGCGGCGCTGGAGAAGTTCGGCGAGTTGCCGCAGGACGTGCTGGAAGGCACGCGCCGCTCGCGCTTCGCGCCACCGATCGCGCGGCGGACGACCAAGCCCGGCGCGCCGCCTGCAGCGCCCGCCATCGAGCCCGATGCGCCGGCTCACACGGATGGCGCAGCCGATGGTGCGGCGGGCGATGAGGGTGCGGGCGCATGA
- a CDS encoding DUF3158 family protein — MTASIPISHSTRFVALEQADFQRLEHAGYLKGLLQPFKGKGSLETWASQCAALRDDVIGLAQRRVLPQARAYPFSLLHVQLAQQATGAGTTFLRWRNLDRSSMGVALWEALLANPATPASLIDELYAIELQRIVLNMQISLTHSIARQALECANKAAQAEAAYLRRVHGHTASVPPTTKESP, encoded by the coding sequence ATGACAGCATCGATCCCCATCAGCCACTCCACGCGCTTCGTGGCGCTGGAACAGGCGGACTTCCAGCGGCTGGAACACGCAGGCTACCTAAAAGGCCTTTTACAGCCTTTTAAGGGTAAGGGGAGTCTGGAGACCTGGGCCAGCCAGTGCGCAGCGCTGCGCGACGACGTGATTGGCCTGGCGCAGCGGCGCGTGCTGCCCCAGGCGCGCGCCTACCCCTTCAGCCTGCTCCACGTGCAACTGGCCCAGCAGGCCACTGGCGCAGGGACGACCTTCCTGCGCTGGCGCAACCTCGACCGTTCCTCCATGGGCGTGGCGTTGTGGGAGGCCCTGCTGGCCAACCCCGCGACGCCGGCCTCGCTGATCGACGAGCTGTACGCGATCGAACTGCAGCGCATCGTGCTGAACATGCAGATCAGCCTGACCCACAGCATCGCTCGCCAAGCCCTGGAATGCGCCAACAAGGCCGCGCAGGCCGAAGCGGCTTACCTGCGGCGCGTCCACGGGCATACCGCGTCCGTTCCACCCACCACCAAGGAGTCACCATGA
- a CDS encoding single-stranded DNA-binding protein — MSTHFVGEGNIGSAPDYREFPNGNDEPRRLLRLNVYFDNPIPKKDGEYEDRGGFWAPVELWHRDAEHWKTLYQKGMRVLVEGRTVRDEWEDADENERVTFKVEARRVGILPYRIESVALSAKPAGGQ, encoded by the coding sequence ATGAGCACGCACTTCGTCGGCGAGGGCAACATCGGTTCTGCGCCGGACTACCGCGAATTTCCGAACGGCAACGACGAGCCACGCCGGCTGCTTCGCCTGAACGTCTACTTCGACAACCCGATCCCGAAGAAGGACGGCGAGTACGAAGATCGCGGCGGCTTCTGGGCGCCCGTGGAGCTGTGGCACCGCGACGCCGAGCACTGGAAGACGCTGTACCAGAAAGGCATGCGGGTGCTGGTCGAGGGCCGCACCGTTCGCGACGAATGGGAGGACGCCGACGAGAACGAGCGCGTCACGTTCAAGGTCGAGGCCCGGCGCGTGGGCATCCTGCCGTACCGCATCGAGTCGGTGGCGCTCAGCGCCAAGCCCGCCGGCGGGCAGTAA
- a CDS encoding DNA topoisomerase III — MRVFLCEKPSQGKDIARVLGAGQRGNGCYSGAGVVVTWCIGHLVEAVPPEGYGEQYKRWAIEQLPILPERWRVEPKAATAAQFKVVQQLVAKAGELVIATDADREGEMIAREIIDLCGYRGPIQRLWLSALNDASIRKALGALKPSDETLPLYFSALARSRADWLIGMNLSRLFTLLGRQAGYTGVLSVGRVQTPTLKLVVDRDREIARFVCVPFWAIEVALSHAGQSFVASWTPPQGSADDADRCLQQPVAQQAAEFLRAAGTAQVLSVETERVREGPPLPFDLGTLQEVCSKQLGLDVQETLDIAQALYETHKATTYPRSDSGYLPESMLAEVPTVLNSLVKTDPSLRPLIERLDRQQRSRAWNDGKVSAHHGIIPTLEPANLSAMNEKELAVYRLIRAHYLAQFLPHHEFDRTVAQFSCGSQSLAAVGKQIAVIGWREVLATPGPDDADGEDAQRSQVLPALHAGLSCPVGKVDLKALKTLPPKPYTQGELIKAMKTVAKLVTDPRLKQKLRDTTGIGTEATRANIINGLIGRGYLVKKGRAVRASDAAFTLIDAVPSAIADPGTTAVWEQALDMIEAGQMTLDTFIEKQSVWVGQLVQQYRGATLSLKLPPAPACPQCAAPMQQRTGKSGAFWSCSRYPDCKGTLPIESPTGRRSAPRKRRAASKAS, encoded by the coding sequence ATGCGCGTGTTCCTGTGCGAGAAGCCGTCCCAGGGCAAGGACATCGCCCGTGTGCTGGGTGCCGGTCAACGCGGCAACGGCTGCTACAGCGGCGCGGGTGTCGTCGTGACCTGGTGCATCGGTCATTTGGTGGAGGCGGTTCCGCCCGAAGGCTACGGCGAGCAATACAAGCGCTGGGCCATCGAACAACTGCCTATTCTTCCTGAGCGTTGGCGTGTCGAGCCCAAGGCGGCGACCGCAGCGCAATTCAAGGTCGTGCAGCAGCTCGTCGCCAAGGCGGGCGAGCTGGTGATCGCGACTGACGCCGACCGCGAGGGCGAGATGATCGCCCGCGAGATCATCGACCTATGCGGCTACCGCGGGCCGATTCAGCGCCTGTGGCTGTCGGCGCTCAACGATGCGTCGATCCGCAAAGCGCTGGGTGCGCTCAAGCCGTCCGACGAGACGCTGCCGCTGTATTTCTCCGCACTCGCCCGATCGCGCGCCGACTGGCTGATTGGGATGAACCTGAGCCGCTTGTTCACACTGCTGGGGCGCCAGGCCGGCTATACCGGCGTGCTGTCGGTGGGGCGCGTGCAGACGCCGACGCTGAAGTTGGTCGTGGACCGCGATCGCGAGATCGCGCGATTCGTCTGCGTACCGTTCTGGGCCATCGAGGTTGCGCTTTCGCATGCAGGCCAGTCCTTCGTCGCAAGCTGGACGCCGCCGCAAGGCAGCGCCGACGACGCCGACCGCTGCTTGCAGCAGCCGGTGGCGCAGCAGGCAGCGGAATTCCTGCGCGCGGCCGGCACCGCCCAGGTGCTGTCGGTGGAGACCGAGCGCGTGCGCGAAGGGCCGCCGCTGCCGTTCGACCTGGGCACGCTGCAGGAGGTGTGCTCCAAGCAGTTGGGCCTCGACGTGCAGGAGACGCTGGACATTGCCCAGGCGCTGTACGAGACGCACAAGGCGACAACGTATCCGCGCTCGGATTCGGGCTACCTGCCCGAGAGCATGCTGGCCGAGGTGCCGACGGTACTCAACAGCCTGGTCAAGACCGACCCCAGCTTGCGGCCGCTGATCGAGCGCCTGGATCGCCAACAGCGTTCGCGTGCATGGAACGACGGCAAGGTGTCGGCTCACCACGGCATCATCCCGACGCTGGAGCCCGCCAACCTGTCGGCCATGAACGAGAAGGAACTGGCCGTCTACCGGCTGATCCGCGCTCATTACCTCGCGCAGTTCCTCCCACACCATGAGTTCGACCGGACGGTGGCGCAGTTCTCGTGCGGCAGTCAGTCGCTGGCGGCCGTGGGCAAGCAGATCGCCGTCATCGGCTGGCGTGAGGTGCTGGCGACGCCGGGGCCGGACGATGCCGATGGCGAGGATGCGCAGCGCAGCCAGGTGCTGCCCGCCCTGCATGCGGGCCTGTCCTGCCCGGTCGGAAAGGTGGATCTCAAGGCGCTGAAGACGCTGCCGCCCAAACCCTACACGCAGGGCGAGCTGATCAAGGCCATGAAGACCGTCGCCAAGCTCGTGACCGACCCGCGCCTGAAGCAGAAGCTGCGAGATACCACCGGCATCGGCACCGAGGCGACACGCGCCAACATCATCAACGGTCTGATCGGTCGCGGCTACCTGGTCAAGAAAGGCCGCGCCGTCCGCGCTTCCGACGCGGCATTCACGCTCATCGACGCGGTGCCCTCAGCCATCGCCGACCCCGGCACCACGGCGGTGTGGGAGCAGGCGCTCGACATGATCGAGGCCGGCCAGATGACGCTGGACACCTTCATCGAGAAGCAGTCCGTGTGGGTCGGCCAGCTCGTGCAGCAGTACCGCGGCGCAACGCTCTCGCTCAAGCTGCCGCCGGCGCCGGCCTGCCCGCAGTGCGCCGCACCGATGCAGCAGCGCACGGGCAAGAGCGGCGCGTTCTGGTCCTGCTCGCGCTACCCGGACTGCAAGGGCACGTTGCCGATCGAGTCCCCGACGGGCCGGCGCAGCGCACCGCGCAAGCGGCGCGCTGCCTCCAAGGCGTCCTGA
- the arsN2 gene encoding arsenic resistance N-acetyltransferase ArsN2, with the protein MSTVTIYHNPDCGTSRNTLALIRASGIEPTVIEYLKTPPDRETLKALIARMGMGVRDVLRIKGTPYKELGLDAAHWSDDQLIDQMLAYPILINRPIVVSRSGVRLCRPSDTVIDLLPQRPAGENRKEDGTPLLVDTPIAGSDPDLALALQEAVLPTDDLAEPGRSFFAYATVSGERVGYGGFERLGRDVLVRSLVVLPHARHRGIGGGMFALLLRRAFDEGGRDAWLLTTTAAPFFERAGFKPIERSAAPAAILATRQAASLCPSSAVLLGRRMSL; encoded by the coding sequence ATGAGTACCGTCACGATCTACCACAACCCGGACTGCGGCACGTCGCGCAACACGCTGGCGCTGATCCGCGCCAGCGGCATCGAGCCCACGGTCATCGAGTACCTGAAAACGCCGCCCGACCGCGAGACCTTGAAGGCGCTGATCGCGCGGATGGGCATGGGCGTGCGGGATGTGTTGCGCATCAAGGGCACGCCCTACAAGGAACTGGGCCTGGATGCCGCGCATTGGAGCGACGACCAGTTGATCGATCAGATGCTGGCGTACCCGATCCTCATCAATCGGCCCATCGTGGTGTCGCGCTCGGGCGTGCGCCTGTGCCGCCCCTCGGACACGGTGATCGACCTGCTGCCGCAACGACCGGCGGGCGAGAACCGCAAGGAGGATGGCACGCCGCTGCTGGTGGATACGCCGATCGCCGGCAGCGACCCGGACCTCGCCCTGGCTTTGCAAGAGGCCGTGCTTCCCACGGACGACCTGGCCGAACCAGGGCGCAGCTTCTTCGCCTATGCCACGGTGTCCGGCGAGCGCGTGGGCTACGGCGGCTTCGAGCGCCTGGGCCGAGACGTGCTCGTGCGCTCCCTGGTGGTGCTGCCACACGCACGCCATCGCGGCATCGGCGGCGGAATGTTCGCACTGCTGCTGCGCCGTGCCTTCGACGAGGGCGGGCGCGACGCCTGGCTACTGACCACGACGGCGGCGCCGTTCTTCGAGCGCGCGGGCTTCAAGCCAATCGAGCGCAGCGCCGCACCGGCGGCCATCCTTGCCACACGGCAGGCCGCAAGCCTTTGTCCTTCGAGCGCCGTGCTGCTTGGACGTCGAATGTCACTGTGA
- the arsB gene encoding ACR3 family arsenite efflux transporter, with protein MTVQTEAVAATPSFSMSIFERYLTVWVLLCIVAGIALGQLAPGAFQAVGRMEVAQVNLPVGLLIWVMVIPMLLKVDFGALGQVRQHWRGIGVTLFVNWAVKPFSMALLAWLFIRHVFADWLPADQLDSYVAGLILLAAAPCTAMVFVWSRLTGGDPVFTLSQVALNDTIMVFAFAPIVGLLLGLSAITVPWDTLLTSVVLYIIIPVVLAQVWRRSLLRRGQAAFDRALERLGPLSIAALLLTLVLLFAFQGQAILRQPLVIAMLAVPILIQVFFNSGLAYWLNRRVGEKHNIACPSALIGASNFFELAVAAAISLFGFHSGAALATVVGVLIEVPVMLLVVRVVNRSRAWYEQAPRNAARHPA; from the coding sequence ATGACCGTACAGACAGAAGCCGTCGCCGCCACGCCATCGTTCTCGATGAGCATCTTCGAGCGCTACCTGACGGTGTGGGTGCTGCTGTGCATCGTCGCCGGCATCGCCCTGGGCCAGCTCGCGCCTGGCGCGTTCCAGGCCGTCGGCCGCATGGAAGTGGCCCAGGTCAACCTGCCGGTCGGCCTGCTCATATGGGTCATGGTGATCCCGATGCTGCTCAAGGTGGATTTCGGCGCGCTCGGCCAGGTTCGCCAGCACTGGCGTGGCATCGGCGTGACGCTGTTCGTCAACTGGGCGGTCAAGCCGTTCTCGATGGCACTGCTGGCCTGGCTGTTCATCCGCCACGTCTTCGCCGACTGGCTGCCGGCCGACCAGCTCGACAGCTACGTCGCCGGCCTGATCCTGCTGGCCGCCGCGCCGTGCACAGCGATGGTGTTCGTGTGGAGCCGACTGACCGGCGGCGACCCGGTATTCACTCTGTCGCAGGTGGCGCTGAACGACACCATCATGGTGTTCGCCTTCGCGCCCATCGTCGGGCTGCTGCTGGGCCTGTCGGCGATCACCGTGCCGTGGGACACGCTGCTGACCTCAGTGGTGCTCTACATCATCATCCCCGTCGTCCTCGCGCAGGTGTGGCGCCGCTCGCTGCTGCGTCGTGGACAGGCCGCGTTCGACCGCGCGCTGGAGCGCCTCGGCCCGCTCTCAATCGCAGCGCTGCTGCTGACGCTGGTGTTGCTATTCGCCTTCCAGGGCCAGGCCATCCTGCGACAGCCGCTGGTGATCGCCATGCTCGCCGTGCCCATTCTGATCCAGGTGTTCTTCAATTCCGGCCTCGCCTACTGGCTCAACCGCAGGGTCGGCGAGAAGCACAACATCGCGTGTCCCTCGGCGTTGATCGGTGCCAGCAACTTTTTCGAGCTGGCAGTGGCAGCGGCCATCAGCCTGTTCGGCTTCCATTCCGGCGCGGCCCTCGCCACCGTGGTCGGCGTGCTGATCGAAGTGCCGGTGATGCTGCTGGTGGTGCGCGTGGTCAACCGTTCCCGCGCCTGGTACGAACAGGCCCCGCGCAACGCAGCGAGGCATCCGGCATGA